The bacterium genome has a window encoding:
- a CDS encoding cohesin domain-containing protein produces MCKKVIFLVFFLLIGSVFSATITIENLSVSSSVSEITIPIKISSEEKFSAFQFDVYFDKEILNFDGISNGELVFDWNVLVNEVSEGNIRIAGFDPKLEGISGNGVLVYVRFLIKKGGKVNMSIRGIRLSDKDGKKLNCIGITSTIQIEGEKGETKENEDSQSSLPETPELSSPTSTIKPIIRNTPGERITNQGRESNIPVRSERETSKSKTYQVEQQGNFAPTSNNCILLVMSEYGNPSPPNGFTTFTKGESVICKVEDRVPISEMEKVVCTGYEGTGAARNGNSNQANFIITEDSKILWKWKKVPMEREFNLKYEENVYIPYDKNKIEIPLSCDYYGGLNSKILFGKEIIPDGIEIEFPVINYEKNKGEIVIKVDKNNVKGGNYKIIFSAFPETEETMKKEFQINLSVETILEIEKQKNDDKTSFLFKSDKLGDFKNFFIEIEKKGKIKIEDIKPEKTDIIIRKNSFSIAGNKEIFDKLVITLSGDVENLKIEKAKFIDKDGEYIKVKIPL; encoded by the coding sequence ATGTGTAAAAAAGTAATTTTTTTGGTATTTTTCTTACTTATAGGTTCTGTTTTTTCTGCTACAATTACAATTGAGAATTTATCTGTTTCTTCTTCTGTAAGTGAAATAACTATTCCTATAAAAATATCAAGTGAAGAAAAGTTTTCTGCTTTCCAATTTGATGTTTATTTTGATAAAGAGATTCTTAATTTTGATGGAATTTCAAATGGAGAACTTGTTTTTGATTGGAATGTTCTGGTAAATGAAGTATCAGAAGGAAATATAAGAATTGCTGGTTTTGACCCAAAACTTGAAGGTATTTCAGGAAATGGTGTGTTAGTATATGTCAGATTTTTAATTAAAAAAGGTGGTAAGGTAAATATGTCTATAAGAGGGATAAGATTATCTGATAAAGATGGGAAAAAACTAAATTGTATAGGGATTACATCTACTATCCAGATTGAAGGTGAAAAGGGGGAAACAAAAGAAAATGAAGATTCTCAAAGTTCTTTACCTGAAACACCAGAACTTTCTTCTCCAACATCAACTATTAAACCAATAATAAGAAATACACCAGGAGAAAGAATAACAAACCAGGGCAGAGAAAGTAATATTCCTGTTCGGTCAGAGAGAGAAACTTCAAAAAGTAAAACATATCAGGTAGAACAACAGGGAAATTTTGCTCCAACTTCAAATAATTGCATTCTTCTTGTTATGAGCGAATATGGAAATCCATCTCCTCCAAATGGTTTTACGACATTTACAAAAGGAGAAAGTGTTATTTGTAAGGTAGAGGATAGAGTGCCAATAAGTGAAATGGAAAAAGTTGTATGCACTGGTTATGAAGGAACTGGTGCTGCCAGAAATGGAAATTCAAATCAGGCAAATTTTATAATAACAGAGGACAGTAAAATTTTATGGAAATGGAAAAAAGTCCCAATGGAAAGGGAGTTTAATTTAAAATATGAAGAAAATGTGTATATTCCTTATGATAAAAATAAAATTGAAATACCTTTAAGTTGTGATTACTATGGTGGACTTAATTCAAAAATATTATTTGGGAAAGAAATAATTCCAGATGGTATTGAAATTGAATTTCCTGTGATAAATTATGAAAAGAATAAAGGAGAGATAGTAATCAAAGTGGACAAAAATAATGTAAAAGGAGGGAATTATAAAATTATTTTTTCTGCCTTTCCTGAAACTGAAGAAACAATGAAAAAAGAATTTCAAATAAATCTTTCTGTTGAAACAATTCTGGAAATTGAAAAACAAAAAAATGATGATAAAACATCTTTTTTATTTAAGTCAGATAAATTAGGTGATTTTAAAAATTTCTTCATTGAAATTGAAAAAAAAGGTAAAATAAAAATTGAAGATATAAAACCAGAAAAAACAGATATTATTATAAGAAAAAACTCTTTTTCAATTGCTGGTAATAAAGAAATATTTGATAAACTTGTTATTACATTATCAGGAGATGTAGAGAATTTAAAAATTGAAAAAGCAAAATTTATTGATAAAGATGGGGAATATATAAAAGTAAAAATACCTTTATGA
- a CDS encoding clostripain-related cysteine peptidase yields MRKFIFILFLFVFFSFFSEATISKWTIMIYLDGDNNLEEYALDDFLEMSEISSDENVNIVVQFDRISRYDSSYGNWTGCNRFYVTKGIEPTEENAISNWGDGKGEREVNMGDPETLANFILWAKENYPAEKYTLILWNHGGGWRDLYQSMYQIAGKEIPVLKEVCYDDTDGDYLSTNEVRQAIENAGGVDLIGFDACLMGMIEVAYELSPFASVMVASEEVEPASGWDYVEILSELKAQPLSTSEEFGEIIVNSYSYDTLSAISLINIQQLIDSLNYVLDEIMSSDIYLDIYLVRSETKNFDELTYIDLYDFFNKLYQTTENETLKSKIEEFQDIFKQTVFSDNEESDNSYGLSIYFPDYGEVIAFDYNGETISFPESALWDEFLSAFLTSDLFSSFTLVFSEDFSSGIPVNWTIVDGYNDGKTWTYTNPGRRNLDLNSPFMIVDSDWAGTVDMDEELITPSIDFTSYATCYLEFKNVFEYYENEIGDVDIKIGNGQWQNLKKFKRQDIEGKVIIDLTSISSGEKNVQIRWHYYNANWDWYWAVDDIKIYGKLPGKGDVDKSGGIDISDVILCLRMAIELDPLDTSLADINGDGEVDITDVILILRRVVGLT; encoded by the coding sequence ATGAGAAAATTTATATTTATCCTTTTCCTTTTTGTTTTTTTCTCTTTCTTTTCTGAAGCAACAATTTCAAAGTGGACAATTATGATTTATTTAGATGGAGACAATAACCTTGAAGAATATGCTTTGGATGACTTTTTAGAAATGAGTGAAATTAGTTCTGATGAAAATGTTAATATAGTTGTTCAATTTGATAGAATTTCTCGTTATGACAGTAGTTATGGGAATTGGACTGGTTGTAATAGATTTTATGTAACAAAGGGAATAGAACCAACAGAAGAAAATGCAATTTCTAACTGGGGAGATGGAAAAGGGGAGAGAGAAGTAAATATGGGAGACCCTGAAACACTGGCAAATTTTATTCTCTGGGCAAAAGAAAATTACCCAGCAGAAAAATATACTTTAATTTTATGGAATCACGGAGGTGGTTGGAGAGATTTATATCAGTCAATGTATCAAATAGCAGGTAAAGAAATACCTGTTTTAAAAGAAGTTTGTTATGATGATACAGACGGGGACTATCTTTCAACAAATGAAGTAAGACAGGCAATTGAAAATGCTGGTGGAGTGGATTTAATTGGATTTGATGCCTGTTTGATGGGTATGATTGAAGTTGCCTATGAGTTAAGTCCTTTCGCTTCTGTTATGGTCGCATCAGAAGAAGTTGAACCTGCCTCTGGCTGGGATTATGTTGAAATTTTAAGTGAATTGAAAGCACAACCATTATCTACATCTGAAGAATTCGGTGAAATAATTGTAAATTCATATTCTTATGATACACTTTCCGCAATTTCTCTTATAAATATACAACAACTTATAGATTCTTTAAATTATGTGTTAGATGAGATTATGAGCAGTGACATATATTTAGATATTTATTTAGTTAGAAGTGAGACAAAAAATTTTGATGAACTAACTTATATTGACCTTTATGATTTTTTTAATAAACTTTATCAGACAACAGAAAATGAAACATTAAAGTCAAAAATTGAGGAATTTCAAGATATTTTTAAGCAAACAGTTTTTTCTGATAATGAGGAAAGTGATAATTCTTATGGACTTTCAATTTACTTTCCTGATTATGGAGAAGTAATTGCTTTTGATTATAATGGGGAAACAATTTCTTTCCCAGAAAGTGCATTGTGGGATGAGTTTTTATCTGCTTTCTTAACTTCTGATTTATTTTCTTCTTTTACACTTGTTTTTTCAGAGGACTTTTCATCAGGTATTCCTGTTAACTGGACTATTGTTGATGGATATAATGATGGAAAAACATGGACATATACAAACCCTGGTAGAAGAAATTTGGATTTAAACTCTCCTTTTATGATTGTTGATAGTGATTGGGCAGGAACAGTTGATATGGATGAGGAACTTATAACCCCTTCTATTGATTTTACTTCATATGCTACCTGTTATTTAGAATTTAAAAATGTTTTTGAATATTATGAAAATGAAATAGGAGATGTTGACATAAAAATAGGAAATGGGCAATGGCAAAATTTAAAAAAATTTAAAAGACAGGATATAGAAGGAAAAGTAATTATTGATTTAACTTCAATATCTTCCGGGGAAAAAAATGTTCAAATAAGATGGCATTATTATAATGCAAATTGGGATTGGTATTGGGCAGTTGACGATATAAAAATATATGGGAAATTACCGGGAAAAGGAGATGTTGATAAAAGTGGGGGAATAGATATATCAGATGTAATATTATGTTTGAGGATGGCAATTGAATTAGACCCTCTAGATACTTCTCTGGCAGATATAAATGGAGATGGAGAAGTGGATATAACAGATGTAATTTTGATATTAAGAAGAGTAGTTGGACTTACCTGA
- the amrB gene encoding AmmeMemoRadiSam system protein B — MENVREPVVAGYFYPSSKSQLLRMLEEFIKKDDEKEDAISIVVPHAGYIYSGKTAGSVYSKIVVPETVIIIGPNHTGYGEPYAVASYDWWLTPIGKIPVNKNLVNLLVEKSRYLQIDNFAHEREHSVEVQLPFLQVVKSNFKIVPITLMGYIDNPAWIEIGEAIAESIKELGEKVLIVASSDMTHYKPHDIAEENDKYAIEAICCLDEDLLIERILEREISICGYAPIIVSIVASKILGAQQGDLIRYTTSGETSGDRDQVVGYAGILIK; from the coding sequence ATGGAAAATGTAAGAGAACCAGTAGTAGCAGGTTATTTTTATCCATCTTCAAAGTCACAACTTTTAAGAATGCTTGAAGAGTTTATCAAAAAAGATGATGAAAAAGAAGATGCAATATCAATAGTGGTTCCTCATGCGGGCTATATTTATTCTGGGAAAACAGCAGGGAGTGTCTATTCAAAAATTGTAGTTCCTGAAACTGTTATAATTATCGGTCCAAATCATACTGGATATGGAGAACCATATGCAGTTGCTTCTTATGATTGGTGGCTTACTCCTATTGGTAAAATTCCTGTTAATAAGAACCTTGTTAATCTTCTTGTTGAGAAAAGTAGATATCTTCAAATAGATAATTTTGCTCATGAAAGAGAACATTCTGTTGAAGTACAACTGCCTTTTCTTCAAGTTGTAAAAAGTAATTTTAAGATTGTTCCAATAACTTTGATGGGATATATTGATAATCCGGCGTGGATTGAAATAGGAGAGGCAATTGCTGAAAGTATAAAAGAACTTGGAGAAAAGGTTCTAATTGTTGCCAGTTCTGATATGACCCATTATAAACCACATGATATTGCTGAAGAAAATGATAAGTATGCTATTGAAGCAATTTGTTGTTTAGATGAAGACCTTTTAATTGAAAGGATACTTGAAAGGGAAATTTCAATATGTGGGTATGCTCCAATAATTGTCTCAATTGTTGCTTCAAAAATTTTAGGAGCGCAACAAGGAGACCTCATAAGATATACAACAAGTGGAGAAACTTCAGGTGACAGGGACCAGGTAGTTGGTTATGCAGGAATACTTATAAAATAG